A section of the Oryza sativa Japonica Group chromosome 1, ASM3414082v1 genome encodes:
- the LOC9270565 gene encoding uncharacterized protein, translating into MVSRSLQLVGALLLPLLAVVSSFDPFHRDANPMGGGAGQGPFIPHEYVRFADVKRQCKSVLSSAAELTFDANRANGLMPELSFVKGDWKHDGDGDGGGGAPLLPFDGTDVAEDAAAGAARDPLPLASFSLTHVDAARRGRTALNVSGVLGVAISRNGTGPEMGPYVSPEFKVWPGNTELKVLLEGVYTENDDGESVLCMVGDAVLPARGGDAANPWGWAKHSDRDRFQPPITKDGNILLVLRYPKTLTLTTRAVHGELTSTNGKTHAAYFDAVHLLSQLGAYSNYQFGSEELVGTACKPHPYRDDVLAGGGGDRGLYKGTSFCGILDRFTSEDVLAVVPNWRCNTTDDALCRRLGPFETDKAVDATDGGFAGVRIVMQEVRCEPRTDGGEISARVSAVFRAVPPWEHAYTAAKRSGLGGATMSAEGVWRASSGQLCMVACLGVGAKACHSRVCLYLQTTFSATRRSITVGQITSIGGGAAHFPPLTFQRTVHPMELWSRFGVTGGEPLSLAYSYTKTKQAGEFLRRSEPFDFGTVIAKSLLSYPRKSGDAADETTSLSNLAEELTLHVAAVPDPFPRGRFERPFLQLEVLSLGSLVGRASPATFPGTPAAVGQSMASSSSSTTTKLDATAILNVSAELTISGDAYVNVSTLSLEGVYNPVDGRMYLIGCRRIQAPWRAFSAMGGVEEGMDCSIEVRVEYPPTTARWLINPTAKVHIASTRGGGDDPLRFNATALQTLPILYREQRQDILSRRSVEGILRVVTLAAAIAAEFSQLMYIKSHTDVMPYVSVVMLGVQAVGYSVPLITGAEALFARIAASSGDGGATPPPSYEVDKSQLYWTIDCVVKILILAAFLLTLRLVQKVWRSRIRLLTRSPLEPGRVPSDKKVLVYTSGAHLVGFAVVLAAHYVSVLARPVRSEASYMDARGEAHALREWAVTLEEYIGLAQDMFLLPQVIGNVVWRINCRPLKTGYYAGLTAVRLLPHVYDYVRAPAINPYFAEEYEFVNTSLDFYSRSGDVAIPLAAVALAAAVYVQQRWNYKIISKTVKTQQKKLQHLGSRVYERLPSMSSANFEAELVAGVNEGVGHGLRRDASLS; encoded by the coding sequence ATGGTGTCAAGAAGTCTGCAGCTTGTCGGCGcgttgctgctgccgctgctcgccgtcgtgTCGTCGTTTGATCCGTTCCACCGTGATGCGAACcccatgggcggcggcgccgggcaggGCCCCTTCATCCCCCACGAGTACGTCCGCTTCGCCGACGTGAAGCGGCAGTGCAAGTCCGTGCTCTCCTCCGCGGCGGAGCTCACGTTCGACGCCAACCGCGCCAACGGCCTCATGCCGGAGCTGTCCTTCGTCAAGGGTGACTGGaagcacgacggcgacggcgacggcggcggcggcgcgccgctgcTGCCATTCGACGGCACCGACGTggcggaggacgccgccgccggggcggcgCGCGACCCGCTGCCGCTCGCGTCGTTCTCGCTCACGCACgtcgacgcggcgcggcgcgggaggacGGCGCTGAACGTGAGCGGCGTGCTCGGCGTCGCCATCTCCCGCAACGGCACCGGGCCGGAGATGGGGCCGTACGTGTCGCCGGAGTTCAAGGTGTGGCCCGGGAACACCGAGCTGAAGGTGCTGCTCGAGGGGGTGTACACCgagaacgacgacggcgagagcgTGCTGTGCATGGTCGGCGACGCCGTCCtgccggcgcgcggcggcgacgccgccaaCCCGTGGGGCTGGGCCAAGCACTCCGACCGCGACAGGTTCCAGCCGCCGATCACCAAGGACGGCAACATCCTCCTCGTGCTCCGCTACCCCAAGACGCTGACGCTGACGACGCGCGCCGTCCACGGCGAGCTCACGAGCACCAATGGCAAGACCCACGCCGCCTACTTCGACGCCGTGCACCTGCTGTCGCAGCTCGGCGCCTACTCCAACTACCAGTTCGGCTCCGAGGAGCTCGTCGGCACGGCGTGCAAGCCCCACCCGTACCGCGAcgacgtcctcgccggcggcggcggggacaggGGGCTGTACAAGGGCACCTCCTTCTGCGGCATCCTCGACAGGTTCACGTCGGAGGACGTGCTCGCCGTCGTGCCGAACTGGAGGTGCAACACGACGGACGACGCGCTCTGCCGGCGGCTGGGGCCGTTCGAGACGGACAAGGCGGTGGACGCCACCGACGGCGGGTTCGCCGGCGTCAGGATCGTGATGCAGGAGGTCCGGTGCGAGCCGaggaccgacggcggcgagatcTCGGCGAGGGTGTCGGCGGTGTTCCGCGCCGTCCCGCCGTGGGAGCACGCGTACACGGCGGCGAAGCGCAGCGGGCTCGGCGGCGCGACGATGTCCGCCGAGGGCGTGTGGCGCGCGTCCTCCGGCCAGCTCTGCATGGTGGCGtgcctcggcgtcggcgccaaGGCGTGCCACTCCCGCGTGTGCCTCTACCTGCAGACCACCTTCTCCGCCACTCGCCGCAGCATCACGGTGGGCCAGATCACCAGCATCGGCGGCGGTGCCGCCCACTTCCCGCCGCTGACGTTCCAGCGGACGGTGCACCCGATGGAGCTGTGGAGCCGGTTCggcgtcaccggcggcgagccgcTGAGCTTGGCGTACAGCTACACCAAGACCAAGCAGGCCGGCGAGTTCCTCCGGCGAAGCGAGCCGTTCGACTTCGGCACCGTCATCGCCAAGTCGCTGCTGAGCTACCCGAGGAaatccggcgacgccgccgacgagacGACGAGCCTCTCCAACCTCGCCGAGGAGCTCACgctccacgtcgccgccgtgccggatCCGTTCCCACGCGGACGATTCGAGCGGCCATTCCTTCAGCTTGAGGTGCTCTCGCTCGGATCGCTCGTCGGCcgggcctcgccggcgacgttTCCGGGGACGCCAGCTGCGGTAGGGCAAAGCATggcatcatcatcgtcgtcgacgacgacgaagctGGATGCGACGGCTATCCTCAACGTGTCGGCGGAGCTGACGATCTCCGGCGACGCGTACGTGAACGTGTCGACGCTGTCCTTGGAAGGCGTGTACAACCCGGTGGATGGCCGGATGTACCTCATCGGCTGCCGGAGAATCCAGGCGCCGTGGCGAGCCTTCTCGGCgatgggcggcgtcgaggaaggcATGGACTGCTCGATCGAGGTGAGGGTGGAGTAcccgccgacgacggcgcggtggcTGATCAACCCGACGGCGAAGGTGCACATCGCGagcacgcgcggcggcggcgacgacccgcTGCGGTTCAACGCGACGGCGCTCCAGACGCTGCCGATCCTGTACCGGGAACAGCGGCAGGACATCCTGTCGCGGCGGAGCGTGGAGGGGATCCTCCGCGTCGtgacgctggcggcggcgatcgccgcCGAGTTCAGCCAGCTCATGTACATCAAGTCCCACACCGACGTGATGCCGTACGTGTCGGTGGTGATGCTGGGCGTCCAGGCAGTCGGCTACAGCGTGCCGCTCATCACCGGCGCGGAGGCGCTGTTCGCGCGCATCGCCGcgtcgagcggcgacggcggcgcgacgccgccgccgtcgtacgAGGTGGACAAGAGCCAGCTCTACTGGACCATCGACTGCGTCGTCAAGATCCTCATCCTCGCCGCGTTCCTCCTCACGCTCCGGCTGGTGCAGAAGGTGTGGCGCTCCCGCATCCGCCTCCTCACCCGCTCGCCGCTGGAGCCAGGGCGCGTGCCCAGCGACAAGAAGGTCCTCGTCTACACCTCCGGCGCGCACCTCGTCGGCTTCGCGGTGGTCCTCGCGGCGCACTACGTGAGCGTGCTGGCGCGGCCGGTGAGGTCGGAGGCGTCGTACAtggacgcgcgcggcgaggcgcaCGCGCTCCGGGAGTGGGCGGTGACGCTGGAGGAGTACATCGGGCTCGCCCAGGACATGTTCCTGCTGCCGCAGGTGATCGGGAACGTGGTGTGGCGGATCAACTGCCGGCCGCTGAAGACGGGGTACTACGCCGGCTTGACGGCGGTGAGGCTGCTGCCGCACGTGTACGACTACGTGAGGGCGCCGGCGATCAACCCCTACTTCGCGGAGGAGTACGAGTTCGTGAACACCAGCCTCGACTTCTACTCCAGGTCCGGCGACGTCgccatcccgctcgccgccgtcgcgctcgccgcggcggtgtACGTGCAGCAGCGGTGGAACTACAAGATCATCAGCAAGACGGTGAAGACGCAGCAGAAGAAGCTGCAGCACCTCGGGTCGCGGGTGTACGAGCGACTGCCGTCCATGTCGTCGGCCAACTTCGAGgccgagctcgtcgccggcgtcaaCGAGGGCGTCGGCCATGGCCTCCGCCGCGACGCCAgcttgagctag
- the LOC112937942 gene encoding BES1/BZR1 homolog protein 4, translating into MAPGTKAVAAAAGRRGCIRSTRGPWTVRRRGRGGGVTTSLRHPTARERENNRQRERRRRQVATRIYAGLRAGAGYALPKHADQNDVLRALCAEAGYLVDDDGNVSRRHDERLAGAGAGGGGSSDQLQVSSYSGATEAAVAIQHQEQEQEISLELTLSFTYM; encoded by the exons atggcgccggggacgaaggcggtggcggcggcggcggggaggagggggtgCATCAGGTCGACGCGGGGGCCGTGGACGGTGCGGCGGAGGGGGCGTGGCGGCGGGGTGACGACGTCGCTGCGGcacccgacggcgcgggagcgggagAACAACCggcagcgggagcggcggcggcggcaggtggcgACGAGGATCTACGCCGGCctgcgcgccggcgccgggtaCGCGCTGCCCAAGCACGCCGACCAGAACGACGTCCTCCGGGCGCTCTGCGCCGAGGCCGGCTacctcgtcgacgacgacggcaacgTCTCGCGCCGCCACGACGAG CGTttagccggcgccggcgccggcggaggcggcagctccGATCAGCTGCAGGTGTCCTCCTACAGTGGAGCAACAGAGGCAGCAGTGGCTATCCAGCATCAGGAGCAGGAGCAAGAGATATCACTCGAGCTGACACTCTCATTCACCTACATGTAG
- the LOC4326224 gene encoding transcription factor NIGTH1-like isoform X2, which yields MASSSSDLTLDDHHHLTAVAAASGQATQKLQEFLSRLEEERLKIDAFKPMEAYRQQLEAYQMGSQHSAAAAAAARAPLVLEEFIPVKNIGIDVVAADKAAAAGGNSVSSEKASWMVSAQLWNAPASASAADTAAKGPQTPKEHSEHHPLDTSPKLITALDGGGGGGGAFLPFSKDNAMGDGSAAAAAALPELALAPAEKAADAITIAAGEVDKKPYAHDNGVVARSREAQNGGKPPSTPSDGQAVPPPPQPHRKARRCWSPELHRRFVNALQILGGAQVATPKQIRELMKVDGLTNDEVKSHLQKYRLHTRRPMPSPAPPTAATPQLVVLGGIWVPPEYATQAAGPAIYGAHPATQPHYTAAVAAQEYYHHHHHHLQHHPAAAALVHHRAVAPPPPLPPQQQLAPPYSAKSSASARLGSPDSDGRGSGGGGGAAASGAGRDMSESIEEEGEGEEREDDDDDDEMAATNNAHAVDGDDDNDEINTTTTTSAGAINY from the exons ATGGCTTCTTCGTCTTCTGACCTAACCCTAGACGACCACCACCATCTGACGGCGGTGGCTGCGGCGTCGGGGCAGGCGACGCAGAAGCTTCAGGAGTTCTTGTCACGTCTCGAGGAAGAGAGGCTCAAGATCGACGCCTTCAAGC CTATGGAGGCGTACAGGCAGCAGCTGGAGGCGTACCAGATGGGGAGCCAGCatagcgccgcggcggcggcggcggcgagggcgccgcTGGTGCTCGAGGAGTTCATACCGGTGAAGAACATCGGGATCGACGTCGTGGCGGcggacaaggcggcggcggcggggggcaaCAGCGTGTCGTCGGAGAAGGCGAGCTGGATGGTGTCGGCGCAGCTGTGGAacgcgccggcgtcggcgtcggcggcggacacggcggcgaaGGGGCCCCAGACGCCCAAGGAGCACTCGGAGCACCACCCGCTCGACACGAGCCCCAAGCTGATCAccgcgctcgacggcggcggcggcggcggcggcgcgttccTGCCCTTCTCCAAGGACAACGCCATGGGTGACggatcagccgccgccgccgccgcgctgccggagctcgcgctcgcgcccgcggagaaggcggcggacgcgatcaccatcgccgccggcgaggtcgacaAGAAGCCGTACGCCCACGACAACGGCGTCGTGGCGAGATCGAGAGAAGCCCAGAACGGCGGgaagccgccgtcgacgccatcGGACGGGCAggccgtcccgccgccgccacagccccACCGGAAGGCGCGCCGTTGCTGGTCGCCGGAGCTGCACCGCCGCTTCGTCAATGCTCTTCAGATCCTCGGCGGCGCCCAAG TGGCGACCCCGAAGCAGATTCGCGAGCTGATGAAGGTTGATGGATTGACCAATGATGAGGTGAAAAGCCATCTCCAG AAGTACAGGTTGCACACAAGACGGccgatgccgtcgccggcgccgccgacggcagCGACGCCGCAGCTGGTGGTGCTGGGAGGCATCTGGGTGCCGCCGGAGTACGCGACGCAGGCGGCGGGGCCGGCCATCTACGGCGCGCACCCGGCGACGCAGCCGCACtacacggcggcggtggcggcgcaggagtactaccaccaccaccaccaccacctgcagcaccaccccgccgccgccgccctggtgCACCACCGCGCCGtagccccgcccccgccgctgccgcctcagcAGCAGCTGGCCCCTCCCTACAGCGCCaagtcgtcggcgtcggcgaggctCGGGTCCCCGGACTCCGACGgccgtggcagcggcggcggcggcggcgccgccgcctccggagcCGGAAGGGACATGTCCGAGAGcatcgaggaggaaggcgagggcgaggagcgggaggacgacgacgacgacgacgagatggCGGCGACCAACAACGCccacgccgtcgacggcgacgacgacaacgacgagatcaacaccaccaccaccacgagcGCGGGAGCGATTAACTACTAA
- the LOC4326224 gene encoding transcription factor NIGTH1-like isoform X1, giving the protein MASSSSDLTLDDHHHLTAVAAASGQATQKLQEFLSRLEEERLKIDAFKRELPLCMQLLNHAMEAYRQQLEAYQMGSQHSAAAAAAARAPLVLEEFIPVKNIGIDVVAADKAAAAGGNSVSSEKASWMVSAQLWNAPASASAADTAAKGPQTPKEHSEHHPLDTSPKLITALDGGGGGGGAFLPFSKDNAMGDGSAAAAAALPELALAPAEKAADAITIAAGEVDKKPYAHDNGVVARSREAQNGGKPPSTPSDGQAVPPPPQPHRKARRCWSPELHRRFVNALQILGGAQVATPKQIRELMKVDGLTNDEVKSHLQKYRLHTRRPMPSPAPPTAATPQLVVLGGIWVPPEYATQAAGPAIYGAHPATQPHYTAAVAAQEYYHHHHHHLQHHPAAAALVHHRAVAPPPPLPPQQQLAPPYSAKSSASARLGSPDSDGRGSGGGGGAAASGAGRDMSESIEEEGEGEEREDDDDDDEMAATNNAHAVDGDDDNDEINTTTTTSAGAINY; this is encoded by the exons ATGGCTTCTTCGTCTTCTGACCTAACCCTAGACGACCACCACCATCTGACGGCGGTGGCTGCGGCGTCGGGGCAGGCGACGCAGAAGCTTCAGGAGTTCTTGTCACGTCTCGAGGAAGAGAGGCTCAAGATCGACGCCTTCAAGCGTGAGCTCCCTCTCTGCATGCAGCTTCTCAATCATG CTATGGAGGCGTACAGGCAGCAGCTGGAGGCGTACCAGATGGGGAGCCAGCatagcgccgcggcggcggcggcggcgagggcgccgcTGGTGCTCGAGGAGTTCATACCGGTGAAGAACATCGGGATCGACGTCGTGGCGGcggacaaggcggcggcggcggggggcaaCAGCGTGTCGTCGGAGAAGGCGAGCTGGATGGTGTCGGCGCAGCTGTGGAacgcgccggcgtcggcgtcggcggcggacacggcggcgaaGGGGCCCCAGACGCCCAAGGAGCACTCGGAGCACCACCCGCTCGACACGAGCCCCAAGCTGATCAccgcgctcgacggcggcggcggcggcggcggcgcgttccTGCCCTTCTCCAAGGACAACGCCATGGGTGACggatcagccgccgccgccgccgcgctgccggagctcgcgctcgcgcccgcggagaaggcggcggacgcgatcaccatcgccgccggcgaggtcgacaAGAAGCCGTACGCCCACGACAACGGCGTCGTGGCGAGATCGAGAGAAGCCCAGAACGGCGGgaagccgccgtcgacgccatcGGACGGGCAggccgtcccgccgccgccacagccccACCGGAAGGCGCGCCGTTGCTGGTCGCCGGAGCTGCACCGCCGCTTCGTCAATGCTCTTCAGATCCTCGGCGGCGCCCAAG TGGCGACCCCGAAGCAGATTCGCGAGCTGATGAAGGTTGATGGATTGACCAATGATGAGGTGAAAAGCCATCTCCAG AAGTACAGGTTGCACACAAGACGGccgatgccgtcgccggcgccgccgacggcagCGACGCCGCAGCTGGTGGTGCTGGGAGGCATCTGGGTGCCGCCGGAGTACGCGACGCAGGCGGCGGGGCCGGCCATCTACGGCGCGCACCCGGCGACGCAGCCGCACtacacggcggcggtggcggcgcaggagtactaccaccaccaccaccaccacctgcagcaccaccccgccgccgccgccctggtgCACCACCGCGCCGtagccccgcccccgccgctgccgcctcagcAGCAGCTGGCCCCTCCCTACAGCGCCaagtcgtcggcgtcggcgaggctCGGGTCCCCGGACTCCGACGgccgtggcagcggcggcggcggcggcgccgccgcctccggagcCGGAAGGGACATGTCCGAGAGcatcgaggaggaaggcgagggcgaggagcgggaggacgacgacgacgacgacgagatggCGGCGACCAACAACGCccacgccgtcgacggcgacgacgacaacgacgagatcaacaccaccaccaccacgagcGCGGGAGCGATTAACTACTAA